Genomic window (Nymphaea colorata isolate Beijing-Zhang1983 chromosome 1, ASM883128v2, whole genome shotgun sequence):
TTGTCATCAGAAGCCCCTTCACCAGATGGACATTCCCTAGCAAAATGCCCCTGCTGACCACATTTAAAGCACCCTCCCCGGTTGTCAGGTCCCCTTCTGCCACCATAGTCACGATCGCGGCCGCGATCACGACCACCACGGTCACGATCGCGGTAAGAGCCACCATCACGATCCCTACCAGATGGTTGAGCCTTATCAACGGTAATAGATCGACCGTCGAGACTCATGCCATCCATTGCTCGTATTGCATCTTCCATAGCCTTCTCATCATCAAAGGTAACAAAACCAAAGCCACGAGAACGACCAGAGAACCGATCAACAACCACCTGTACCAAGAGAAACATCAAGCTATCAATGTAAACTAAAGAACCAAACTTTAATCAACCATACTGCAATCCATCAATTGAAACTCATTGGCCAACAAGAGGACCATCCATGCACACATGCATACCATGCTCCCAAGAACAAGATGTTTTTATAGATAATAGAATAAATCACACCACTCTATGGTGATGCAATAACTAATCAGGGTGAAGAACTAAAATTACCTTTGCATCCACAAGATGGccaaatttttcaaatgctTCCTTCAAAGAGCTGTCAGATGTTGACCATGACAGGCCCCCAATGAAGCATCGAAATTCTTCTAGTGATTCAGACATTGTCTTAAAGTTCTCACAGTAGATCAGTTCCAGAAACTACGATCAACAAAAGGCAACTCAGTATGCGAAAGTAAGTAAGATATATAAGTGGAACTATCAGCGGAACATCTCTTAACAAGAACCGATGTCCCACAACAGCAACATCATCAATAACAACAACGATAATAGTAACAGTTAGTACCGCCAGACATATAAACAAACACGTCATCACAAGAGTTCATAGACAAGCATGGGAAATTGCACTCGGTACTAAATTCGCAATGAAAGAGAGCATGATCACAAGggtcaaaaaacaaaacactTATATAAAGCAACTATATGGAAGAAAAAGGTTACAAGACCCAAACGACGATTACATCTCTAACCATTCCACGGCACATCAGTAATATTCGGAACGGACGGAATCGTTAATTGAATCAATCAAACATTGAAAAGGCGAAGGAAGAAAAGCTTAAAGAAGTTGAAACAAACAAGTATGTGTAGAATCCAGTGGATCAAAGAAGCTGAGGCATGCTAAAGTGTAATACCCCACAGAAGGGTGGGGACAAGACTCGAATCAATATAATTCAGAAACAAAACTAGAAAAGGTTTACACCACAACAAGCAACGCAAAATTCATTGGCTACTAGTAATCAACAAACACAAGAAGGCAGACGCAGACGCTACAAACGAAAATTAGTTATAAACAAATAATCTGAGGTAAATAATCAATTTCGGATGATGAATTTGACGCGTTTGGAAGGGGGTTGGAAGTTTGTGATTACTCGGATAGAACAGCgaagagaaaaatatatcaacCCACATGAACAATCAAAACGATAAAAATGATTATGAAGTTGTGCGATGTAACGTGGAATGCTAAATTACAGAAAAGAAGCAACAACATGATGTGCAGCCATGGagtcaaaaagaaaataatacataTCAACAGAAAGATAGCAAAATTAGGCCTCTCCGCTCCAAGATCAACAATAGCTGTCGTTTTCCCTGATTCTTTTATCCAACCGCTGGTGCCACACAGGGGAGTAGATAAACAGAGAGaagagagtgagtgagagagagagagacctagCGGGTAGAATGGAAACGGTGGCGGGTGGAGCTCGAGagttgcagagagagagagagagagagaagggatcCGGTGCCCTAGCCGTCAACCTCATACCCTCTCCGCTATACATCCATTCCCTAACTTTACGAACTCAGCCCAAGCTTTACTGAAATAACGAAAACATGCTCACTTATTGAGATATTTCATTTAACCTATACATGACAAAAGCACTAATAAAAGCATGGCCTTTCACGACCAAGACTTTAACACAGGAAAGTAAACGGATAATACTTTGAAAATTTCGGTTTtctgaaaaccttttttttttttattgagctTTGCAAACTAAGTTTATGATTTTGGATGACTTGTCAAAAGCCACGCTTTCACTTTttgaaacttggtttttgtttggttggaaaCTATGCCAAACTTTCGTTAATATTATCTACAAGtacttattgttgttattattgttatttaaaaataaaagagatgaAATTAACTGAAAAGTGTCATAGTGATGTTTGTCACTTTGAAAGCcactatatattatatactagTCTAAATGATGCGAGACACATATAAAACCATCAGAAGTATtaaatggttaaaagaaaaaaaaaatcacatacgTGCattaatttgataataaaaaatagtttttgatTGCACATAGCATGTTTTACAATTAAGGTTGTTGAAATTATTTATAATAACTAAAATAATGAACAGTACTTCTTTTTCCCCTCAAAACGTGGGTTCAACAAATCCGTAGGGATAAGTTTTTCCAACTACCGTTCTGTTTTATTCCTAactcttttgcattttcttttttacaaccattttttccatttaaattcACCCAGATACATgtgtaatttattttataagttGTATGGCTCATATAATCCCTTAGCCTatttcggattttttttttgaaaaattatatttcatttagtattaaaaacatttaaaactataattaAGCCTTCAAAGTTTTTAACTCTGCCACGGTTCAGCAAATTCCTCCAACAAACATTTGATTTACGAAACGTCAAGTCAATTAATAGCATTACTAAAAAACTTATCGGGAAAGCGAAGTTCAAATTTGAACATCATTCCAAAAGTGGCGCGGGAGTCCATTACTTTTGGAAACGTGGAGCGCGCTCGGGTTTGTATCAATAGAAACATGctactaaaaattaaaattccaaCAGACGAAGGTACAATAAAGTTAGCACCAAAATAGTAAAAGGCGATTCCTTTTCCCAATATTTCCTTGTTTGCAAACCTCCATAAAGACGTAGAATTTCCAGATTTCTAATCTAGAAGGAAAGCGATGGAAAATCGATGaccatttattttcaaataaaatgcaaaagatGGAAAATGTTACTTCTACGAAGTTTAAATGGATCGGGCTTCAACAACTTGTGATGACAAGCggaatcaaaataaatattttcaccATAGTTTTCGTTtccattaaaatttgaaatgttaTCATTTTTCAGGTAGTTTGGGACCCCCGCCGAAAGCCCTTTCAATCGGCGAACCTGCAGCGTGATCGGTCTCTGTCACCAAAGAAGGAAGGTCCAGCGTCTAAGCGGTTAGCGCAGAAGGGTGCGACGTTATGGGGCTCATACTGGCGACGGAGGTCGGCCTTAAGAGGGGCGAATGTGGGTTTCCCGTCGGAGAGGGTGAAGCTAGTATATAGCGCCGGCCTTTCTTTCGCGCTGATGGGAAGAGCGAGGGCGGCATTTGATTTTCTCTCTGTAAATAGACGTCGGAGGGGCGGAGCCTAACTTGGGAGAGGGGTGGTACTGGTGGTCAGGGCTTTCCCTCTTTCGTCGTTCTCTTTCTTCTAACTGTCTCTTCACGGGGAAGTCCGTAGAGAGTGAGTGAGATAGATAAGTTTTTTCTTGGTCTTTTGTCTTTTTCATCTTgcattcctttttctcttccttccctGGTTTGAGAGTTTCTGTTCTGTTTGGGCGTTCTTGATTGTGGGttctttttgttccttctcTCGTTCTCTATTGGTTATGAGTGTGTTTCTATAccttcattttttgaaaatctgccCAGCTACATTATACATCATTTTCTTATGAGAAAACTATGTACTACCCTTGCGGTTAAACAGAAACTACCACAGCCACTTCCTTCAAACGAAGCAGCGGATTGTACTTTTTCATGGTCTGCTGCTTTCTTCTGGTTAAGCAGCGTTGGTTACTTTTCCGCTTAAGGACATTGGGTGTTGGGTTGCTTTCttgtctttgttttccttttttccttctgcCCTAGTTGTGTGTgggtctttttctttcttctgtggTTGCTCTTCTGCTCATTAAATCTTCTGCTTATTGAATGGATTTGGGttgttttcctttcccttctagGTTGGAAGGGTTTACCTTTGCGCAACGCATTCTTTGTTGTGGGGTTCAACGTCGTTTCTTCATGGTTAGTgtcattctctttcttcttatCACTCTTTCATTGAGTTTTTCCTTGTGATGTTGCATTTACTTTAAGACGAAAGCTTTATTATGATATATTTCTGGTagattttttgtgatattttagtTTGCAAAATGAAATAGTTGTTTTTGTGTTTATTGTATGTTTGTCCTATAATATCTTCAATTTTATTGGTTTCACATGTCCCTATGGTTGTCATGATCCAATACATAATCTTGCTTGTGTTGTCAAGGAGCCAAAATGTTTTGATCCAGATTTGGAGACTGAGCTCTCGTTTGCTTTCAGTTTATGCCACACAAATATAGATGTGGATtggctgaaagcctgaaactGCAAAGTCACagaaaatgtctttttttattaaaaaaagtgaacaaaagtgaaaaaatgtgataaattcgATGGctgtttaaaacataaaaaaatgtgttaaaaaaaaacattaaatagcAAAAAGGCGCTTTTTAGcacgtttttttttcacttttttaattttttaatgccaaacaatttatttattttttatttgttgcaaatctacttatcttattttttgatgtttatgttattagtttctcacttattttacttttcttcatttttagtttttgaaattttttaaaaatttatattatttttcccattttttcaagctcgccgtattatattcgagaaaaacctcaccgtttaaaactctgaaacctgatttgtgactatggttgaaaGCATCATACCTCGTGCTTGTATTGGCCATATTTTATGGTATGGCTTCCATATCAGTTGAtacaagttcttttttttttttcaacggTTTTTAAGAAGCTTTGGAGGCCAAGTTTTtgctatttaaaaaaaaaatcacaagaaatcaTCTATTTTATGGTAAAATCACTAGTTTGAGggataatgaagaaaaataaaaattaatgattATCGTATTGATTGATAATGATCATGATGTTACTGAATCATAAACATAATTTCAATTTGTATTTGGCAGAGAATTTTATGAATTATGTGTTTTTATGTAAatgattttgaagtttttgttgtttatgaaTTATAATTCATGAATGTTTATTATGTTTGTGATGAGTTCTGTTTATCAAACACgttttcttgaaatttcaagttttttttggcttttttctttctttttttcatatttttttaaatattttttataaaattttaaataattttaaggTACATTTTGATACATTTTCTATATGCTACAATTAGTGTAAAGGTTAGTTTGATCGATACGCTTTACAATATGCCTTTTACAATGTTCACCGATACGCTTGTGTTACACATGAAAAATGTGgtcataaacatgaaaatatattttgtaaacTTATATGATAAGTATTGTATAATAAGAGCTTGTATCATATGATATAGGCAACATTGTATGTCATAGCACATTGCAATATCTAAATCTTTATAATCTATTATTGATATAATGCAagtgatttcaattttcattaatGCTCATTGGTCAACATTTATGAAGAAATACAAAGATGTTTCCTTTTATTTGAGATCATAGTTGTTAGAATTAGGTTAATAAGGTCATGTATGATATTTGGGGTTGGCTTTATTTTGATTGTCTTCTTAGGTTATtggttgtttttgttttagcaAAGTGATTCTTAGTGTCATGGGTTGACTTTTTCAAGCTTATTTGGCCCACGCAGCGCTGAATGTTTCCCAAGCTTTTGGCCAGTCTTATCTCAATCTTAGTGTAGCGGAAACTTTCATCAATCTTTTGGGACCATGGACTAGACGAGTGAGTGCTAGGCACTTGGCACAACATCACCCTACATTATCCCATAGTAGACCATCtacaagccgtggccatgaggccatGTCAGAACACCCACTCCTCCAAGCGCCTGTCTACTTTTATACGAAATCTGGGTATGGGTAGACTTTCATTGGAAGCCTCCAATTGAAGTCGGTTGTTGACTGTATGTTATTAAGTAAAGCGGCCGACCATCGCTACTCGTCGTCGAGCTTTCACTTGCTCGCCCCGCGTTACTCTATGCGATTGTCAATGTAGCATATGCGTCCATCGAGGGAATTGCTCCTAACCCACGTGCACTCCCGTGCACAaccaaacactacgcgtggggaatCCATCGATTTCGAACTACAGACTTGCACGTTTCAAGGGATTGATGACCAAGATGCACTTATACGCTTTGTCTttgcaccaccgcgctgcacattccaagTGCATTGCTTTTTGCTTGACTTAGAGTTTGATTGGATCTCACATGCTTCCCGAGCAATGCcgaagctggccaagcagcatctCATATTGTTGGCTTGGCGGGGCCAAACATAGTCGGTCTGCAACATTCTCCCACCACAAAATCGTCGATGCCCTCAGCGACCTGTCTCGAGTGAGAGAAACTCCGCAACCATCCCCTTTATTTCATTCAATTGAGCCACCATCCGTTTGCTTGACGCATTTGTCACGTCTCGGCTACTTATTTTAtcgggtgttttgcctctagtcTATTTTCGGTTCTTCTCACTTTTTTGTCACTTTCTGCATTTTCTTTAGTAAAGTTTGAAACATATCCGACGACCACTAACTATCAAATTTCTAAGATGTGTTGCCAACCAACATTCTTGCTTCTTCAAGCCATAACAACGCTAAGGGCCCATGCTCTCTTGGACAATCTTTTTTCAGGTTGGGCCTCTCACCCTATTTGCATTAACAAACGGTTCCTCATGGTCTTTCTGGTCTTGATACCTAGATACTATCTTCGGAACGTGTGATTTCCATTTGGTCAACACCAACACAGCCACTTGAACCAGTGTCCAACGAACATACCCAAATTATAGGGCACTAGCAACAAGCCAATCTTATTTAGAACAACTTGTTGATTGTATCTTTTGCATCGTTCTCATCTTTTAAGTTCTTTCCGAGAAATTGTCCTACTCTGATACTATTTTTTCatgggctgactttttcaagcctatttggcCCGTATGGCACTGAAGGTTTCCCAAGCTTTCAGCCAACCTTAACTCAATTTTAGTGTAGCGGAAGCTTTCATCAATCTTCTGGGATTATGGAGTGGACGAGGAGTCTTAGACACTCGGCACAACATCACTCAGGATTATTACACAGTAGACCATTGGCAaaccgtggccatgaggccctatCAGAACACTGTAattcctccaagtgcctatctactttcatacgaaatctgggtggAGGTAGACATCAATTGGGAGGAAGTCCCTGACCGAAGCCAGTTgtcgactatatgtcattaagtaatgCGGCCGACCATCGCTACTAGTCGTCGAGCTTTCACTTGCTCGCCCTTGCGTGACTCTACGCCTTTTTGGACACAACATATGCGTCTACCgagggaattgcccctaacccacgtgTGACCCCGTGCGTATTCAAGCAATACGCGTGGGGAACCTATcgattccccaacgacggacttgcacgtTTCAAGAGATTGATGACCAAGACTCACTTATATGATTTGTCTTTGCACCGCCACGCTGCGCATTCCAaatgcattgctttctgcttgacttaACGTTTGATTGGATCCCACATGCTTCCCAAACAATGCCGAAGCTGGGCCAGACATAGTCGGTCCGCAACACttagtttgttttgttttgttaattAGATTAAGTCATGAAGGGTCCctagttttttttgttatccAAACAAAGTTGATATTTTTGCACTAACTTTGTTCCTTCATTTAATGCTTTTAGTCAATTTTGTAAAAGACATATCTTAACGTATATTGGTTGGATTGACCTATTTGGCGTATCATAACGTATCGGTATCGCCAATGTATCGTTGGGTATTGTATaattagtttttgaaattttaaaaatataaaaaaattctataaaataaagaaaatttgaaaagataaataaaataaaaaaatctataaaaatgtaatcaatataaaaaatcatcatacaTAAAGAACATTCATAATGCATCATTCATAGGTTATTataatatatcaacaacacattcaaaataacataataaagtTAAACATCCATCACAATATATTAAAGTATTACATCACtatttataagttcaaaacatataattatcatCTTTCACGATTCAACGATAATCATATTCCTCGTCATTTGCGTCATGATCTTCatcctcattttcatttttttcattatatgtTTTAATCTATTTTGTTGAAATCTCACCAACATTTCATTGCTCTCCagcctctctttctttcaaaaaaCTATATTGCTTATTCAATGTTTAGAAAATCAAGGTCGTCCTCATCAAGGATCATAGATGGTTCATGGTTGTTTTTCAATACAGGGATCTAATACATCAAAATTGCCAAGGCTGATGGGATCAAATGAGTTTGATGCTTCCTTGAAGGCGTTGCTTATCAATGTTATGTTCATTGTACCTAAGGGgaaatatacaaggaagtttatgAATGTTCTGTACTTGATATTTGTGCACCCATTTGCCATTACACTTTATCGTGTGTTTCCAGCTCTTCAGTTCAGTCCACACAATATGCTTTGATATCTCTAATTGCATCATTAAAAGTTTTACCTTGCAATTTATGATAAGAAGGTATTTTATACCCTTGGCATACAAAAAGTGATCACATTTGTTGTAGGTTGAAAATGATAAGAGTTAGTTGTATTAAAGAGAATGGATGCATCacagaaccaccttcctatggtatCATTTGCTGCGTTGATAATGTCCCTCGTACACATGGCTATACGAATTTCACGCTCATGCAGTAGTATAAATGGGGAAGAAATTCTTGATCAAGTAGAATCCAATATTCGACCTCCTAGTTGGTACTTTACCATCAGTACAAGTGGTATGACCACTGCTCCTTCCACGTATCTTAAGTTATACTTGTACTTGCACCTGCACGTCTTCTCTTTCTCGCTGAAGCTTAATAACCACCTTTATGCATTATGTCTTTCCTTTATCTgtgatacagataacattgcttATGGTAACACCAATAAAACAcgaatttgactttttttatAGTTTCAAATGACCGacttatttattgttttttttaaaatgtatcTTTTATGACTATGGACACatcgattttttttattgctacATTTGATAATAGGTTTCTTCCTTGAAGtcattacattttttatttgaaatttgtcTTTGCATATAAtgttaatataatttttttgttaatattgttgaatgatacattttaatcattaaattGTAATGCAGGAACTTGTTTGTGAAACTTGTGGTGGATCGCGCTTCTCTGATTGTTTTATCATTTGTCAGAAGTGTAGTTCTTATGCAGTGCATCGGTATTTAAACTTTGTGGTTACTACATTATtaatatatctttcttttttgcgaAAGTATTTCATGAACTTCTTTATGCTTTTTTGAGCATTATCCTTTGGATAAGTCAATTGTATTTTATCTTGATTGTTGTCTGATAATGTTAATTTGCAAGCACTACTTTATGTTGTTGTGGGGCCTtgatttcaagtttcaactatttttgcTTAGTTCTTTTGAATGCTGTGTTCATGTATTTTTGCTTGCTACTTCCTTCCCATGCGAAATCCTTTACTATTTTTTGTGGAGGTATGCTGAGGTTTGATAGACGTTTCTTTTTGGAATGAAACCATTGTGAAATTATAACTGTGACATTTAACATTTTTATAGTGACATATCTTCTAATCAAGCTGAGGAACAATTTGGAGACACAAAATTAGAATGCCATTTCATGATAACTTGATGGTTATTTTCAATGTGCAATGACCACATGTGTAATTGAAGCACTAGATAGACGTAGGCTGGAAATTTAAAGGTTCTTTGTTGCTactcaataaaagaaaacaataaaggggaaagaaaagagaggagagaaggtcCAAATCAGGGGTTTTAGGTAAAGCTGAACACTGGTCAATATATTaggaaataaaacaaacaaaaatattttggaaactTGATGTCGATGTTGTTCAACATGGCATCTATGTTATTTGCGGTGCTTAGTCCAGCACTTAGGcacacttttaattttttaattatttagaTGGTACTGCATTGCCCATGTTATATCCTTCTCTCTTAACTCTAATGGTGGAAATGATGAAGGTACATTGAGAAGACAACAGTTGGATGGATGAAATTGAGACCAGTATGTAGTTATGT
Coding sequences:
- the LOC116267752 gene encoding glycine-rich RNA-binding protein RZ1A-like; translation: MSESLEEFRCFIGGLSWSTSDSSLKEAFEKFGHLVDAKVVVDRFSGRSRGFGFVTFDDEKAMEDAIRAMDGMSLDGRSITVDKAQPSGRDRDGGSYRDRDRGGRDRGRDRDYGGRRGPDNRGGCFKCGQQGHFARECPSGEGASDDKYDSGREYGRGSGGGNHYGPDRNGDRYGGRNRDGGNGGGNGTDRYGRDRSGPYKRPGAGGYRS